The genomic window GGGGAAGATCACGTGCGCCCGCTCGCTGATGTGCAGCCGGCCGCCGAAGTCCACCCCCTGGGACGAGAGCCGCTCGATCTCGGACAGCAGCGAGGCGGGGTGGATGACCACGCCGTTGCCGATCACGCACTCGACGCCCTGGCGGAGGATGCCCGTCGGGATCAGCGACAGCTTGTAAGTGGTCCCCTCGTGGACCACCGTGTGCCCCGCATTGGCACCGCCCTGGTACCGCACCACGACCTGGTGATGGTCGCACAGGAGGTCAACGATCTTGCCCTTGGCCTCGTCGCCCCACTGGAGCCCCACGACGCACGTCGATCCCACGGCAGCCACTCCGATCCGCCCCGAACCGCGACCGCGGGGCGGTCGCTTGGCATCGTAAAGTCACAGCGTAACGCCGAGGGCGGGCGCCGTCAAAGGGTTCAACAAAACTGGCCCGCGCCGTCGTGCCGGGATGGCATGACGGCGCGGGCCGATCGATCGCAGGCCGTCGAGGGAGGGCAGCGGGCCCCCGCCCGTGCGTTCAGAACCTGGCCCTCAGGTCGTCGATGGCGTCGTTCTTCGCGGGCACCATGTCGAAGAGGTCGTCCGGCACGCGGTTGACCTGGATCGTTTCGACGCGGGTCTCGACGATCATCACCGGGCGGTCCCGGATCTCCGGCGGGGCCTTGTCGGAGAATTGCTCGCGGGTCGTGGACAGCGGGAGCCAGAGGCCGGGCTCGACTTCCTTCAGGTCCCGCGTCGTCCAGCGGATGCCGACCTTGCCGTCGCGGGCCTGCTCGCGCTTCCTCAGGACGAGCCCGTGGTCGCGGTCCAGCCAGATCCGATCGGTGAGGTCGCCCATGAGGAAGCCGGGCTCGAGCAGGGAATTCAGGCTACCTTTCAGGACCACGCAGGTCGAGCCGTCCACGACCTCGGTGGCCGGCTCCAGGTCGTAGGAGCCGTCGCGGAGCCAGTCGGCGACCGCGAACATGGCCTGGGCCTTCCGGACCTTCTCCTCGCCCCGCGGGTCGGGGAGGTAGAGGCCCACGGCCGAGAGGTAGTCGGTCACCTGGAACCAGTTGGGCCGGGACGATCCGCTCCAGATCTCGTATCGGTCGGAGTCCGCGGTGGCGGGCGTCTTCAGCCAGAGGGTGCGGCCGTTGAACCCCCGCGTCTTGATGCGGTCGCGGAGGGGGCGGACGCCTGCGGCCGGGGCCTTGGTGAGCGCCCCCCGGGCCTCGGCCTGCTTCGCCGTCGCGACGGCCCGTTCGTACTGCTCCCGGAGCAACTTCTGGTTGGCCGTGATCGGCTCGGGGGCGTCGGCGGGCGGCTCGACCGGCGGCGTGAGCCCATACCTGTCCTGCGGCTGGAGGTACTGCACCCGCTCGGGCTCCGTCTGGACCGTGAGGCGTTTGTCCCCCTTGAAGGCGACGCGCCAGGTCTCGTTCGGCAAGAAAAGCTGATTCATGTACTCGGGGATCGCCAGGAGCTTTTCGGCGGGGAGTGGGCTCCTGGTCTCGAGCTTGTAGGTCACGTCCAGGCTCTGGATCCGCGCGACCTGGCGGGCATAGTCCGCCTTCACCTTCCGGGCCGCCTCGGTCTCCGAGGCGGCCATGAGCGCCGGGAGGGCCGGGATCGAGGCCGTCGCGGCGAGGGCGAGGCCGAGGAGGATTCGGGTGCGGGTTCTCATCGCTCACTTCCTTTCTCGCCCGGCGGGGGTCGCCGGGCCGGGGACGGGTGACAGGGGATCGGAGTAGAGCTGGCGGCCGAGGTCCGGGTCGTTGACCTCGAGGGTGACGTCGCGGGGCATCGAGAAGGAGAACAGGTCGGCCGGGAGCGACTCCGGCGCCGGGTAGTCGAGCGTGACCTCGATCGCCCGCCCGTCGAACGTGTGCGAGACCTGGCGGACCGGCCTGAGGCTCTCGTGGTCGAACCAGACCGTGTCCGACTGGCCGCCGGGCTGCCCCTCCGGCCCGGGCCAGCGCAGGGTGACCTTCCGGAGCTTGCGGCCGCCGAGGGTGTCCGCCTCGACGCGGATGTCCGCGCGGTGGTCCTCCGCCCAGCGGACGAGCGACTCGCTGTCCTCGATGAGCCCGGCGGACGAGAACGCCCCCCGCTGGTTGACGAGCGATCCCGACCACACCGCGACGAGCTTGCCGGGGATGTCCCAGCGGTATTCCCAGCGGCCGTTGCTGACGGCGACGCCCGTCAGTTCACCGCCGACGCGGATCTCCTGGCGGCCCCCCTTGCCGCGGGCGAACCAGGTCTCCACGATCCGGGGATGGTCGGGGCCGCCCATGGTCATCACGCGGTGGCAGGCGGGCACCTCCGACCAGCCCGCGCGGGCCGCCTGCAGGAACTCGGCGGCCGCCGCCGCGCCGGGGCGGGACAGCATGGCCACGCCCCCGATGAGGACGAGGATCGCGGCCGCGGCGGCGAGTGGCGACACCCAGGCCGTCCGCCGACGGCCGGGGAGCTCGAGCGTCTCCGGCGATCCCGGGCCGTCGAGCGTCTCCAGGCATCGATCCAGGAGCCCATCCGGCACGGGGCCGGCATCCAGGGCCTTCAGGCGGCCCTCGAGGTCCTCGCGCCGGCGGGGGCGTCCCCCGGGGCGATCGTCAGCTCGCATGATGTCCCTCCTTCTCGCGGGAGATGGGGGCCCAGTCGGCGAGCTCGCGATGGAGCCGGCCCCGGGCCGCGAAGTATCGCCAGCGGACGAGGGCCGAGCTGGCCCCCTGGACCGCGGCGATTTCCGCGTACTCGAATTCGTGCCAGAACCGGAGGACGAAGACCTCGCGCAGCTCCGCCGGGAGCCGGCTCAGCGCGGCCTGCACGGCGGCGTCGAACTCGCGATCGTCGTACGCGAGGTCGGGTGGGCGGTCCGCGGCGGCGAGAAGGCTCAGCTCCGCGGGTTCCGGGACCCTGCGATCGCGGGCGGCCTTGCGCCACAGGTTGCGGCCGATGGCGTAGAGCCAGCCCCGGGGCGGGAGCCCCGGCGGGCGGCGGTCTCGGCTGGCCCAGTAGGCCGCGAAGGCCTCCTGGGTCAGGTCCGCCGCGAGCTCCGCGGAGCCGGAGAGGCGGCGGAGCCAGCGGTAGAGACCCTCATAGGTCTCCCGGACGAACGCCTCCTGGATGAGGCGTGCGTCCGCATCGTTCCCGGTAGGATCTCTCAAGGCGCCGGCCCTCCCCGCGGACCCCGGTCATGTCTTCTTCCCACCACGACATACCGCGAAGGCGCGGGATGTTGGCGCGGCGGAGAAAATTCGACCGAGAGGGGCGGCCCGGGCGGCTCGGGTCAGGACATGAGGGCCCGGAACTCGTCGAAGAGGTACTGGCTGTCGTGCGGGCCGGCGGAGGCCTCGGGGTGGTACTGGACGCCGAAGACCGGCAGCGACTTGTGCCTCAAGCCCTCCAGGGTCTGGTCGTTCAGGTTGACGTGGCTGAGCTCCACGTCCGCGGGGAGCGTGCTCGGATCGACGGCGAACCCGTGGTTCTGCGTGGTGATCTCGACCCTGCCGGTCCGCTCGTTGCGGACGGGGTGGTTGGCGCCGCGGTGGCCGAACTTGAGCTTGAACGTCCTGCCCCCGAACGCCTGGCCGAGGAGCTGATGGCCCAGGCAGATCCCGAAGATCGGGATGCCCCGCGAGTCCGCCGCCGAGCGGATCAAGGTCCGGAGGGCCTCGACGGCCTCCACGAGGGCGCTGGGGTCGCCGGGGCCGTTGGAGAGGAAGATCCCGTCCGGCTGCTGCTCGAGGATCGCCTCCGCGGGTGTCGAGCCCGGGACGACCGTCACCCGGCAGCCCGTCTCCGCCAGGAAGCGGAGGATGTTCCACTTCATCCCGTAATCCATCGCGACGACGTGCGGACGCCTCGCGTCGGGGCCCGACGACGCTCCATCGCGGACCTGGCGGGTGCCCACGTCCCGCCCGCTGGGATCCACGTAGTAGCTGGAATAGAGGCCGGGCTCCCAGGTGAAGCTCTCCCGGGGCATCACCTCGCGGGCCAGGTCGCGGCCCACCAGCCCCGGGCTCCGACGCGCCTTCTCGACCAGGCCGGCATCGTCCGTGTCCGTCGTGGAGAGGATCCCCTTCATCGCGCCCCGGGTCCGGGTCAGGCGGACGAGCGCGCGGGTGTCGATCCCCTCGATGCCCAGGATGCCATGCTCCTTCAGGAATCCGTCGAGCGAGCCCTGGGAGCGGAAGTTGCTGGCGCGCCCGCTCAGCTCGCGGACGACGAAGCCGCGGACCCAGGGCCTGCGGCTCTCGGCGTCGTCGTGGTTGACGCCGTAGTTGCCGATCTCCGGATAGGTCATGGTCACGATCTGGCCGTGATACGAGGGGTCGGTGAGGATCTCCTGGTATCCGGTCATGCTCGTGTTGAAGACGACCTCCCCGTCCACCTCCCCGCGGGCGCCGAAGGCCCTGCCGGTGAACACGGTGCCGTCCTCGAGCGCCAGCTTCGCCGTATCGGACATCGAACTCGGGGCCGCGGTGGGCCCTCGCTCCTGGGTGGGCATCGATTGCGGACTGACCCCCGCCATCTTAGCCGACCAGATGCTCATGCGTCGAGACGCGGGAGCGTCGCGACGCCCGCGACGCCCAGGCGACGGCGATCAGGCTCGAGAGCAGAGCGAGCAGGGCGAGGGAGGCGGCCTGGGA from Aquisphaera giovannonii includes these protein-coding regions:
- a CDS encoding RNA polymerase sigma factor, which encodes MRDPTGNDADARLIQEAFVRETYEGLYRWLRRLSGSAELAADLTQEAFAAYWASRDRRPPGLPPRGWLYAIGRNLWRKAARDRRVPEPAELSLLAAADRPPDLAYDDREFDAAVQAALSRLPAELREVFVLRFWHEFEYAEIAAVQGASSALVRWRYFAARGRLHRELADWAPISREKEGHHAS
- the carA gene encoding glutamine-hydrolyzing carbamoyl-phosphate synthase small subunit, whose protein sequence is MSDTAKLALEDGTVFTGRAFGARGEVDGEVVFNTSMTGYQEILTDPSYHGQIVTMTYPEIGNYGVNHDDAESRRPWVRGFVVRELSGRASNFRSQGSLDGFLKEHGILGIEGIDTRALVRLTRTRGAMKGILSTTDTDDAGLVEKARRSPGLVGRDLAREVMPRESFTWEPGLYSSYYVDPSGRDVGTRQVRDGASSGPDARRPHVVAMDYGMKWNILRFLAETGCRVTVVPGSTPAEAILEQQPDGIFLSNGPGDPSALVEAVEALRTLIRSAADSRGIPIFGICLGHQLLGQAFGGRTFKLKFGHRGANHPVRNERTGRVEITTQNHGFAVDPSTLPADVELSHVNLNDQTLEGLRHKSLPVFGVQYHPEASAGPHDSQYLFDEFRALMS